Part of the Pseudomonas abietaniphila genome is shown below.
GCGGTTCTTTCGACGACATCTACAGCGGTTTCAAACACATCGTTCGTGATCTGCCGCGCGCGGATCAGGAGCGTCTTTTCTACAGCAATGCGCAACGTATCTATCGTTGCGAGCCGCGCGCCGTGGACCGTCCGCGGCAAGAACACATGAGGAGTCAGGCATGAATAAAACCCGAATTGCGATGGTGCTCGGTGACCCGGCAGGCATCGGCCCGGAATTGATCGCACGTCTGCTCAGCGATGAAAAGGTACGCAGTCAGGCGCAGGTGGTCCTGATCGCCGATGAAGCCGAAATGCGTCGGGGCATGGACCTCGCCGGGCTGTCGTTCCCCTACCGGCAGATCGATTCGTTGGAGACGCTGGATTTCAGCGATGACACGCCGTTGTTCTACAACTACCGTGGCGACGCCGTCGGCGAGTTCCCGCGCAGCGAGGCCAGCGCCATCGGCGGTCGTTACTGCCTGGACACGCTGAAAATCGCGGTCGAGCTGACGGCCGCCAAAACCACCAACGCGGTGCTGTTCGGGCCGCTGAACAAAACCTCGCTGCACATGGCGGGCATGGATCACAACGACGAGTTGCACTGGTTTGCCGAGCTGTTGGGCTTCACCGGGCCGTTCTGCGAATTCAACGTGATGGATAACCTGTGGACCTCCCGTGTGACCTCGCACGTGGCCCTGTCGGCGGTGCCGGGCATGTTGAGTCAGGAGCGGGTGGTCGAGGCGATTCGGCTGATCGATACCGCGCTCAAGCGCAACGGTCTGAAAGCGCCGCGCATCGGTGTCTGCGGTTTAAACCCGCACAACGGCGACAACGGTTCGTTCGGACGCGAGGAAATCGACATCATCGGTCCAGCCGTCAAAACCGCGCAGGCGCAGGGCATGAAGGCGGACGGACCGTATCCGGGCGATACGATTTTCTTGAAAGTGCAGGGCGACGCCAACGCGTTCGATGCGGTGGTGACGATGTACCACGACCAGGGTCAGATCGCGATCAAGCTGATGGGCTTTTCGCGCGGGGTGACGGTGCAGGGCGGGTTGCCGATTCCGATCACCACGCCGGCGCACGGCACGGCGTTTGATATTGCGGGACAGGGTAAGGCGAATGTCGGGGCGATTCGCCAGGCCTTCGAAATCGCCTGCCGGATGGGGCAAAGCAACGTTTAAAGGGTCGAGCCTCCGGGCTGAGTGAAAAACAGACCACGTTTTCGCCGCAGGACGTTAGATGAGCGTCCTGCGGTTTTTTTTGCCTGCACGTTTTGGATTCTTTGATTGTTCCCACGCTCTGCGTGGTAACACCTCTCTGGACGCTCTACGTCCAGGGTTCACTGTGACGCGGAGCGTGGAAACGATCAAACAACCTCCATCCCTCCTATAACTCCTCAACCAGTTATGTCTTGCCACCGATCACCACTGGCTATCACTGGATACGCATAAGTGATTAGCCGACGCGCTTCTCCGCTGGCAAATTCCTTCCATCGAGCCGCGATGCGACGCCTGCGAATCGAAGAACAATTACAAGAAGCCCTGTTCCGAACCCCGTGGAACGATTGGGCGCAACCAGCAGTGGCAAGGACTCTTCTCATGAAAATCAAAGCAATCCGTACCCGTGTCTTCGAATGGAAAGGCAAAGTCGTTCCACCGCAGGCGCACTTCTGCACCAACGCC
Proteins encoded:
- a CDS encoding 4-hydroxythreonine-4-phosphate dehydrogenase PdxA → MNKTRIAMVLGDPAGIGPELIARLLSDEKVRSQAQVVLIADEAEMRRGMDLAGLSFPYRQIDSLETLDFSDDTPLFYNYRGDAVGEFPRSEASAIGGRYCLDTLKIAVELTAAKTTNAVLFGPLNKTSLHMAGMDHNDELHWFAELLGFTGPFCEFNVMDNLWTSRVTSHVALSAVPGMLSQERVVEAIRLIDTALKRNGLKAPRIGVCGLNPHNGDNGSFGREEIDIIGPAVKTAQAQGMKADGPYPGDTIFLKVQGDANAFDAVVTMYHDQGQIAIKLMGFSRGVTVQGGLPIPITTPAHGTAFDIAGQGKANVGAIRQAFEIACRMGQSNV